One region of Quercus lobata isolate SW786 chromosome 2, ValleyOak3.0 Primary Assembly, whole genome shotgun sequence genomic DNA includes:
- the LOC115967481 gene encoding aspartic proteinase CDR1-like — MASGVKFHQCFLLSYYLIGLLVTAHNVPQAQLIPYYGQHLMKVSIGTPPVGIIDIASDLVWTQCVPCDVCFNQIHPNCNYVSGYASGLSKGVLAKEKVTITSTSGQAVSFDIAFACAHNNTINYNDHTTRLIALGLGPLSFPSQIGSKRFCYCLLPYGTEYTDPSITGKISFGNGSEVVGDGMVSTPFVAMGDQYYVTLEGISVGDTYVPLNSSGKVSKGNVCIDSGSPPLTLPPDFYNCLEVEVKKQISIDPIKNETLTGTRLCYRTKITNDIGPKLTVHFEGADVELKPILTFNQPVHAYDILQ, encoded by the exons ATGGCAAGCGGTGTCAAATTTCATCAATGCTTCCTTCTCTCATATTATCTTATAGGCCTTTTGGTTACTGCTCATAATGTCCCCCAAGCACAATTAATACCATACTACGGTCAACATCTCATGAAGGTCTCAATTGGCACTCCACCAGTAGGCATTATCGATATAGCTAGTGACCTTGTGTGGACACAATGTGTACCTTGTGATGTCTGCTTTAATCAGATTCATCCCAA TTGCAATTACGTCAGTGGATATGCAAGTGGTTTATCCAAAGGTGTTTTGGCCAAAGAAAAAGTCACCATCACTTCTACCTCTGGGCAAGCAGTTTCCTTTGATATTGCTTTTGCATGTGCACACAACAATACCATCAATTACAATGACCACACAACGAGACTCATTGCGTTAGGATTAGGGCCTTTGTcctttccttcacaaattggtAGCAAGAGGTTTTGTTATTGCTTGTTGCCGTATGGTACTGAATATACTGATCCTAGTATTACAGGCAAGATAAGTTTTGGCAATGGCAGTGAAGTTGTGGGTGATGGTATGGTTTCAACACCATTTGTAGCTATGGGAGATCAATATTACGTGACACTCGAAGGAATTAGTGTTGGAGACACATATGTGCCCCTTAACTCTTCAGGTAAGGTTTCTAAGGGCAACGTTTGTATCGATTCAGGATCACCACCATTGACTTTGCCACCGGATTTTTATAATTGCTTAGAGGTGGAAGTGAAGAAGCAGATTTCAATTGATCCCATTAAAAATGAAACTCTAACAGGGACACGGCTTTGCTATAGAACCAAAATTACTAATGACATTGGACCAAAATTGACTGTCCATTTTGAAGGTGCAGATGTGGAGTTAAAGCCTATACTAACTTTCAATCAACCGGTTCATGCATATGATATTTTGCAATGA
- the LOC115975990 gene encoding CDT1-like protein a, chloroplastic, giving the protein MELSSSSKSKSKKPHSKHFNAPDQLSSKTPEKQPTQLPRNRLRNRGVALSVNEVRKVAETLRPNSSARRQIQSWPTSPEIPEPHKSKKPLPQPTKLPEKYEILAQFFDSLDSSIRLLRLKGSSSSFTNICPKIECLTDRRFTHRHLAQLKFILRDAIEIKRVLVFDERTSCMKPDLHVSINVDAVENDRKLKSESGNMHLRKVLRSRLADFSKSFPEVDEIPEELLPEPFNRKELDVHSNMKTPTSSFPIKTSTVALTALQSAVSETCIRDDEIAEGTEQDLNSNINNSPNMSFSLGTSIEAHRKQQPVVASHLSRSFHKHFSQKVISHEVQNYPLNLSKTDLQSSVLPVPESPFNKSSSKEKSSSAAGTPSPSKLLFESTSNEKCLAVHASPAHLPQSCPPATPSKEIDAMKNESGSPAEIANIHSTPAKHVLTPAGLMNVTPTLYPPKRCYMSPEDDSTSSPNKLIRRPPLLRSLKFDTPIKNGNIGDEMDDTGGVSVDNDVFDILPENILQSIMEKERKAVEERNPVISRAKRRRQMIASLPKLFNMIHFLFQSIKRSVITKEELIHKIIASHCDIVDRREVEEQLNLLIELVPEWISEKLASGGDLLFCINKTSSPESLRARLEEAK; this is encoded by the exons ATGGAGCTTTCATCTTCATCAAAATCTAAATCCAAGAAACCCCATTCAAAACACTTCAACGCACCCGACCAGCTGAGCTCCAAAACTCCAGAAAAACAGCCCACACAGCTCCCCCGCAACCGCTTGCGCAACCGCGGCGTCGCCCTCTCCGTCAACGAAGTCAGAAAAGTCGCCGAAACTCTCCGCCCCAACTCCTCCGCCAGAAGGCAGATCCAATCCTGGCCAACTTCCCCAGAAATCCCCGAGCCCCATAAGTCCAAGAAACCGCTTCCCCAGCCCACTAAGCTACCCGAAAA GTATGAGATTCTTGCTCAGTTTTTTGATAGCTTGGATAGTTCTATAAGGTTGTTGCGGTTGAAGGGTTCCTCATCCTCTTTTACCAATATTTGCCCCAAAATTGAGTGTTTAACTGATag gAGGTTTACACACAGGCACTTGGCTCAATTGAAGTTTATTTTGCGCGATGCAATTGAGATAAAGAGGGTACTTGTGTTCGATGAGCGGACGAGCTGTATGAAGCCGGATCTCCATGTTTCCATCAACGTTGATGCAGTGGAAAATGATAGGAAGTTGAAATCTGAAAGCGGGAATATGCATTTGAGGAAGGTGTTACGATCGCGGCTTGCGGATTTTTCAAAATCCTTTCCTGAG GTGGATGAAATTCCAGAGGAACTGTTGCCTGAACCATTCAATCGTAAAGAGCTAGACGTCCATTCGAACATGAAAACACCCACCTCATCATTTCCTATTAAGACATCAACTGTTGCACTAACAGCTCTGCAATCAGCAGTATCAGAAACCTGCATTCGGGATGATGAAATTGCAGAAGGAACAGAACAAGATCTGAATTCAAACATAAACAATTCTCCCAACATGTCATTTTCCCTCGGGACATCAATCGAAGCACATAGAAAACAGCAACCAGTGGTAGCATCACATCTCTCTCGATCTTTCCACAAGCACTTTTCACAGAAAGTCATTAGCCATGAAGTACAGAactatcctctaaacttatcaAAGACGGATCTCCAATCTTCAGTTCTTCCAGTTCCAGAGTCACCATTTAACAAAAGTTCCTCCAAAGAGAAAAGTAGTTCTGCTGCTGGTACTCCATCCCCATCAAAACTGTTGTTTGAATCAACCAGCAATGAAAAATGTCTAGCAGTTCATGCTTCCCCTGCTCATTTGCCACAATCTTGCCCACCAGCAACCCCAAGCAAAGAGATAGATGCCATGAAAAATGAGAGTGGTTCTCCTGCAGAAATTGCTAATATCCATTCAACTCCTGCAAAACATGTTCTCACTCCAGCTGGGCTGATGAATGTCACGCCAACATTGTATCCACCAAAGAGATGTTATATGAGCCCAGAGGATGATTCCACTAGCTCACCAAACAAGTTAATAAGGCGTCCACCCCTTTTAAGATCGTTAAAATTTGACACTCCCATAAAGAATGGAAACATTGGTGATGAAATGGATGACACTGGAGGTGTTTCAGTTGATAATGATGTTTTTGATATTCTTCCTGAGAATATTTTGCAATCG ATaatggagaaagagaggaaggcAGTAGAAGAGAGAAATCCAGTGATCTCACGGGCAAAACGGAGGCGACAAATGATTGCTAGCCTGCCTAAGCTCTTCAACATGATTCACTTCTTATTTCAGTCTATTAAGCGGTCTGTTATCACAAAAGAGGAGCTTATACACAAGATAATTGCAAGCCATTGTGATATTGTTGACAGAA GAGAAGTTGAAGAGCAGCTAAACCTCTTAATAGAATTAGTTCCGGAATGGATTTCAGAAAAGTTGGCATCTGGAGGGGATTTGCTCTTCTG TATAAATAAAACGTCAAGTCCTGAGTCATTACGCGCACGGCTTGAAGAAGCAAAGTGA